Proteins encoded together in one Planctomyces sp. SH-PL14 window:
- the pgsA gene encoding CDP-diacylglycerol--glycerol-3-phosphate 3-phosphatidyltransferase — translation MEQSTAISPPSPTLTQPGTPASRPTADQVVDARSLNLPNAITLSRLVLSVVLFGLIWSGRYWQTSAIVFIVAAATDFLDGYLARKYGQVTVLGRIMDPFVDKIIICGAFIFLQQWAGSGVNAWVTLIIVGREMFITSLRGFLEQRGKDFSAAWIGKWKMGVQCVAVSLALLSLSPEFRELWSESLGLSWTALIWLRNGTVMATVGITAYSGIEYTWRALRLLSE, via the coding sequence ATGGAGCAGTCGACCGCCATCTCGCCCCCCTCTCCGACGCTCACGCAGCCGGGGACTCCCGCCAGCCGCCCGACAGCGGATCAGGTCGTCGACGCTCGCTCGCTCAATCTGCCCAACGCGATCACGCTGAGCCGGCTCGTGCTTTCCGTGGTCCTGTTCGGCCTCATCTGGTCGGGACGGTACTGGCAGACCTCGGCGATCGTCTTCATCGTCGCCGCGGCGACGGACTTCCTCGATGGCTATCTGGCCCGTAAGTACGGTCAGGTCACGGTCCTGGGACGGATCATGGATCCGTTCGTGGACAAGATCATCATCTGCGGGGCGTTCATCTTCCTGCAGCAGTGGGCCGGCAGCGGCGTCAACGCCTGGGTGACGCTCATCATCGTGGGCCGCGAGATGTTCATCACGAGCCTCCGCGGGTTCCTCGAACAGCGGGGGAAAGATTTCTCCGCGGCGTGGATCGGCAAGTGGAAGATGGGGGTGCAGTGCGTGGCGGTGTCGCTCGCCCTGCTCTCCCTCAGCCCCGAGTTCCGCGAGCTGTGGAGCGAATCGCTCGGTCTCTCCTGGACCGCGCTGATCTGGCTGCGGAACGGGACCGTGATGGCGACCGTGGGAATCACGGCCTACAGCGGCATCGAATACACGTGGCGGGCGCTGCGGCTGCTGTCGGAGTAA
- a CDS encoding YHS domain-containing protein, protein MKRGLLSLLGLALVVTLAGAAEDKITGKCPVSGKDITKDVSVDYKGAKVYFCCPGCPDAFKGDTAKYASKANQQLVQTGQATQEKCPLSGGKINPDKTAKVGEVTVKFCCEKCQGKVAAAEGDAQRDLVFSDTAFGKGFKVGK, encoded by the coding sequence ATGAAACGCGGACTTCTGTCTCTGCTCGGATTGGCTCTCGTTGTGACTCTGGCCGGCGCGGCCGAAGACAAGATTACCGGCAAGTGCCCGGTGTCCGGCAAGGACATCACCAAGGACGTTTCGGTCGACTACAAGGGAGCGAAGGTCTACTTCTGCTGCCCCGGCTGCCCGGACGCCTTCAAGGGTGACACCGCCAAGTACGCCTCCAAGGCGAACCAGCAGCTCGTCCAGACCGGGCAGGCGACCCAGGAAAAGTGCCCGCTCTCCGGCGGCAAGATCAACCCGGACAAGACGGCCAAGGTCGGCGAAGTGACCGTCAAGTTCTGCTGTGAAAAGTGCCAGGGGAAGGTCGCTGCCGCGGAAGGGGATGCCCAGCGGGATCTCGTCTTCTCGGACACCGCCTTCGGCAAGGGATTCAAAGTCGGCAAGTAG